GCGACACCCACAAGATGAAGGCGTTTGTGCGCTTCCGGCAGATCCGCGAGGGCGAGGAGGCGTACGTGGCCTGGTTCGAGCCCGACCACTGGATCCTTGATCGGGTCGCGCCGTTCTTCGCCAAACGCTTTGCCGGCATGCGCTGGGCGATCCTCACTCCGTACCGCAGCGTGCGCTGGGACGGGGCGTCGCTGGACTTCGGGCCGGGCGGGGTGCGCGCCGACGCGCCCGCCGAGGATGCGCGCGAGGACCTGTGGCTCACCTATTACGCCAACATCTTCAACCCGGCCCGGCTCAACCCGACGATGATGCGGCAGGAGATGCCGCAGAAATACTGGAAGGGTCTGCCCGAGGCGGCGCTGTTGCCGTCACTGCTGCGCGAGGCCGGCAGCCGGGTGCGCGACATGGCCGAGCGCGAGGCGCAGCAGCCGCGACGCAAGATTCCCGCGCGGGCTGCGGCGCCGTCGCCCGCCTCGGGCGACGTGGGAGGGCTGGCGGAAGCGCGGGCACAGGCGCTGAACTGCCGTCGCTGCCCGCTGTGGGAACCGGCCACCCGGACGGTGTGGGGCGAGGGGCCGGAAGACGCGCGCGTGATGTTCATCGGCGAGCAGCCCGGCGACGCCGAGGACCTGGCCGGTCGACCGTTCGTCGGCCCGGCCGGCGCGCTGCTGGACCGGGCGTTCACCGACGCCGGGATCGACCGGGCGGCGGCGTATCTGACCAATGCGGTCAAGCATTTCCGCTTCGAACAGCGAGGCAAGGTGCGGCTGCACAAGCGCCCTGATGCCGGCCACGTACGTGCCTGCCACGTCTGGCTCCAGCAGGAACTGGCCACCGCCCGTCCCGACACCGTGGTGTGCCTCGGCGCGACCGCTGCGTCAGCGGTGTTCGGCAACGCGTTCAAACTGACGCAGGAGCGGGGCCGTTGGCACACCCTCGGCAACGGCGTGCGCGCGATGGCGACGGTGCATCCGGCGTGGGTGCTTCGCCAGCCGCCAGCGGCGCGGGAAGCGGCGTACCGCGGGCTGGTGGCGGACCTGCTTGCCGTCTCGTCGGAACGCTCTGAGTCCCTTCGCTGAAGTCGCGCTATCGTCTGCGCTGGTCGCACATCAGGTTGAGCAAGTGAAAAACACCGTCGTCGGGCTGATCACCCCGCATTTTCTGAGGCTCATCGATCTCGCCAATCAGGCCGAGACGGGCGTCAATGTCGACTGGCATGTGCGCAATCAAGTGGCGAGCACGGTCGAAGACCTTGGCCATCAGTACAACGCGCGTGAGTTGCTCTCGGCCTTTGTCGACGGGCTGGAGGCGGCCGCCCGGGACGCGGGGCCGGGCCGGAAACTTTACGCGGGCGTGCTGCAGAAGGCTGCATCCATGACCTCGGTGGAAATCAAAAGGTTCGATTGAGTATCAGAGTTCCCTGAGCCTTTTTTCGCGCTCCAGCAGTTCCTGCATCGCCGGCTTCCAGAGCGTCCAGTTGTGCCTGCCGGGCAACATGACGACGTGATCGGCTGGCAGCAGCGGCGCCATCAGTTCAATGGGCTGGCGGAACGGCTCGTCGGCGCCGTAGGCGATCCAGGTCGACCCGGTGCGCTGGGGGCGCTGCGACCAGCCTTGCAGGGCACGCCACAACTCGCGCTGGAAGGTATCGGGCCCGATTGCCTGCGGCGGGCCCGCCTGCCACGCCGCGAGGCCGCCGGCCTCGCGGATCTGCTCGTGGATCGCGTCGTCGCCCAGGTAGGGGGACAGCAGCAGGAGGCCATTGATCCGGCCGGGGTACTGACTGTCGTACAGCAGCGCGCCCATTCCACCGAGCGATACACCGGCCAGCCACACCTGTGCGTACCCCTTGCGCCTGGCGGGTGCGATCACCTCGTCGTGCAGCCGCTCGATCGCTTGACCCTGCTGGTAGAACGGCATGGTCAGCCCGGTCAGCAGCACATCGGCGTCCGGCCAACTTTGCTGGATGACGGCGGCGATCCCAGTGTCATTGAGCCCCTGCAGGCTGTCACCACGTCCCGGCAGCATCACCACCAGCCGATGCGCCGGCTGCGGCGCAGCGACAAAGGTGGTAGGCACGGGCCTGGTGACATCGCCGCCAGCCACGCAGCCGACCAGCGTCAGCAGGCCGGCAAGCAGTGCAGGGAGCAGGGCGTAGCGTGATCTGGACATGGGGGCCTGCGTACGTAAGAGGTCTGGACTGCGTGATGGCGCGCGCTTACTCGTCGTCGCCGTCTTTTGCCGCGGGGTCCTCGGGCGTCCCCTGAGCGGGATCCTCGGCGCGGTAGATCGGGTACTCCGCATCGTGCAGATGCCGCAGCGCTTCCTGCATCTGCTCCGGCAGGCGATCGAGGTGGAGGATCACCTTGCCCTCGTGGACGTCGCGCACCGCATCAGCCGAGATGACGAAGTCGCCGCCGTTCTCGATGTTGACCAGAAGCTGGTCCGCGTCCTGCACTTCGCGTACGGCGCCGGCAGCCGTCTGGCCGTCGGCGAGGAACACCATGAAGCCCGGTTCGATGGGTTGTGGCATGGCCAATCACCTGTAGGGAAGAAATGGCAGAGTCGGCGGGCAAGGGTTAGGCACTGGTGAACGCGGATGGATATCGCTCGGGCAGGGGAGGGTTTGCGTCGGCCGCAGACGATGTGATTGACTGACGCGTTTGCGGGCGCCTGCCCGCCGCAGTGGAAAGTGGGGTTTTATGGCGATTGGTGTCTGGATCAGTTTGGGGCTGTATTTCGCGTTGATGCTGGGGATCGGCTTCTACGCATACCGCAACTCGACCTCGTCCTCCGAGGAGTACACCCTGGGCGGGCGCAGGCTCTCGCCGGCCGTTGCGGCGCTCTCCGCGGGCGCATCCGACATGAGCGGCTGGTTGCTGCTCGGCCTGCCGGGCGCGCTCTATATCAGCGGGCTGGTGTCGGCGTGGATCGGCATCGGCCTGACGCTTGGCGCGTTGGTGAACTGGATCGTGGTCGCGCCCCGGCTGCGTGAGCAGACCGAGCGTTACGACAACAGCCTGACGATCCCGCAGTTCCTCTCCAACCGATTCCCCAGCCGCGCCATGGCCTTGCGCGTGGTCTCGGCGCTGATCGTGGTGGTGTTCTTCTCCGTCTACACCGCCTCGGGCCTGGTGGCGGGCGGCAAGCTGGCCCAGAGTGCGTTCAGCGCCGTGATCCAGTTCGACCTGATGAGCGATTACGCCGTGGGTGTGACGCTGACCCTGGGCGTGGTGCTGGCCTACACCGTCATCGGCGGTTTTCTGGCGGTGAGCCTGACCGATTTCGTGCAGGGCGTGATCATGATGCTGGCGCTGATCATCATGCCCGTGGTGGTGCTGCTGGGGCCCGGCGGCGGCGGGCTGTCACAGGCGCGCGAGACCCTGTCGGTGCTGGGACCGGACTATCTGTCGTGGTTCTCCGGGCTGTCGGTCATCGGCTTCCTGTCGGCGATCGCGTGGGGGCTAGGCTACTTCGGCCAGCCGCACATCATCGTGCGCTTCATGGCGCTGCGCTCGGTCAAGGACGTGCCGCGGGCCCGCAATATCGGCATGTCGTGGATGGCGATCTCGGTGCTGGGTTCGATCAGCCTGGGCATCTTCGGGCGGGCGTATGCACTCCGTAACGGGCTTGTTGTGGATGACCCGGAGACGATATTCATCGTGCTGGCTGACCTGCTGTTCCACCCGCTGGTGACCGGCTTCCTGTTTGCGGCGCTGCTGGCTGCGGTGATGAGCACGATTTCCAGCCAGTTGCTGGTCGCGTCGTCCTCGTTGACCGAGGATTTTTACCGGCTGTTCCTGCGCAAGGACGCGGGCGACCGGGAGACGGTGCTGGTGGGTCGCATCAGCGTGATGCTGGTGGGCGTCGTTGCCGCATTCCTGGCGTGGGATCCCGACTCCAAGATCCTGGACCTGGTCAGCCACGCGTGGGCCGGGTTTGGTGCCGCGTTCGGCCCACTGATCGTGCTCTCGCTGACCTGGCGCAGGATGACTGGCACGGGCGCTGTCGCAGGTCTGGTGGTCGGTGCGGCCACGGTCATCGGCTGGATCCTGATGGGCTGGGACGTGAGCTTCCTGGGCGGAGCCGGCGTCTACGAAATCATCCCCGGCTTCGCCGCCGCCTGGGCCGCGATCTACTTCGTCAGCCTTGCCACGCAGGGGCAGGAGGAGTTCCGGGCGCTGCCCGGAGTTTGAAGGCCGTGCGGCGGCGCCAGTCCGTCATGCGCTCTTAAACAATCCCGTGAAATCCTGCGCTTACCACAGCGCAGGAGACGTGTCGTGAAGATCGTGACCAGCCTCAGCTTCCGCGGCCAGTGCCGCGAGGCATTCGAGTTCTACGCGAAAGTCCTGGGCGGCAAGATCACCGCCGCCATGCCCTACAGCGACGCGCCACCTGAGATGGGGGCGGACAATCCCAAGTATCGCGATTGGCTGATGCATTGCTGGCTCGACGTCGGCGACCAGTCGCTGATGGGCGCCGACATGGATACCGACTGGGCGCCCAACGTGGACAAGCCCAAGAACGGTTTCGACGTGACCCTGCACACCGACGACATCGACCAGGCGCGGCGCTGGTTTGATGGTTTGAAGGAAGGCGGCAAGGTGGTCATGGACTTCGACAAGACGTTCTGGTCACCGGGCTACGGCTCGCTGATCGACCGGTTCGGCGTGCCGTGGATGGTGAATACCCATACTGGCAACGGCCGGGAATGAGCCATGGACATCAACGAGCTTCATCGCGGTCGCCTCATCGATCACTTGCAGTTGGTGGTGCGTGATCTTGACGCGAGCCGGGACTTTTACAGCGCGGTCTTCGACATCCTGCAGGTGCCGATGGGTGGGGTGGAGGACGATTTTTTCTGGGCCGACGAGTTCTGCGTCTCAACGGCGGAAAGCGCGGCCGCGCAGGGCGAGCTGACCGGCCGCGCGCACGTGGCCTTCCAGGCCGCCGATGAGGCGATGGTCGACGCGTTTCATGCGGCCGCGCTGGCGCACGGCGGCACCGACCACGGGGCCCCGGGCAAGCGTCCCTACCACCCCGGCTACTACGCGGCGTTCGTCCTAGACCCCGACGGCAACAATATCGAGGCGGTCTACCACGGGCCCGCGCAGCGCAGCGCGGAGTCGGTCAAGGTGAGTTTTTGAGGATTGCAGAGCGCGGTCACCGGCCCAGCGCCTCGTTGCAGCGCTTGCTCCAATAGGCGCGGAACCAGAACACGGTGGCCGTGACCGCCATTCCCACGATCAGCCCCGGATAATCCGCGAACAGGAAACGGACGTGGCGGTCATCGAATACAAAGGTCATCGGCAGCACCGTGAAGAACATTGCCGCCGCCTTCTCCCAGGTCGAATGGCGCAGCACTTTTCTTGTCCGCTGCAACGCCCGCAGTTCCAGTTCCGGTGTCATGGAAGGGATCCCCGCGACCACCCGGGCCAGCTCGGGGTGCGCGCGCAGGTGCTCTTCCACCAGTTGCTGGCTCTCGCTGCTGGCGTAACCGCCACGTACGAGCGGCAGCAGGTCAAGGATCACGTTGTCATGGACTGGCATGTCGTCTCTCCTGTTGGTCAAGAATTGCCTGAAGGTGGCGGCGTGCGCGGTGCAGGCGGACGCGCACGTGACCCGGCGCCAGCCCCAGCGCCCGCGCGATCTCGCTGGTGGACAATCCGTACTGCGCGCACAGGAGCAGCGCGTGGCGCTCGCCCTCGTTCAAGGTGGACAGCGCGGAGCTCGCCTGGGTGATCTGCTGGCGCAGCTCGGCCTGCTGCTCGGGACCTGGATCTGGCGAGGGGGTAGCGTCTACAAGCTCGTCCTGGGCGGCCAGCTCCACCCTCGGGCGCCGATATCGCGAGGCAGCGAGGTTGCGCACGATCGCGTACAGGTAGCTGCGGACGGTCGATTGCACGATTTGTCCTCCACCCGCCAGCGCCCTGGCAAATGCCTCCGAGCACAGGTCCTCGGCGTCACTGCGGTTTCCGGTCAGGACCCAAGCGAGACGGAACACCGCCTCGGCGTGCTGGCGGTAGATGTCCGAGAAGTTGAGTTGCGCGTCCATATCCAACGGTACGCGTGCAAGGGCGAAACGTTACAGACTCGGCCAAAGTATCGGGCGTCTTCACGCAGCGAGCCTATGCTGTGCGGATGAAAAAGCTCGCCGAAATGTTCTGGAATATCCGCGGTGTGTACCGGGTCGCCGGTGTGCTGGACATCGGCACGCACATGTCGCTGGTGAAGCGTGGCAACGGTCGCTTCGTGCTGGTGGACGGCTGTGATCCGGACGCTGAGCAACGCGACGCCATGCTGGCGCTCACCGGCGGCGGCGAGCTCGTCGATGCTGTCGTGCACGTGCACCCGTTCCACACGCTGCACGTGGAGGCGACGCAGCGCTTGTTTCCTGACGCGACACTGTTCGGCACCGCTAGACATCGCGAGAAAGCGCCGACGATGCCGTGGTCGGGCGCGCCGGTGGAGGAGTGGGGCGATGATCACCCGCTGGCGGACGTGTTCGATCTGTCGGTACCTGACGGTGTCCAATTCGTGACCAGGGATGAGCGCGTGCATGTGGCCTCGGTGCTGGTGCGCCATCGTCAGAGCCGCATCGTCCACGTCGATGACACGCTCAACGTGATGGCGGCGCCGGGGATTTTGCGGCCGCTGTTGCCGCAGTCATCGCTGCGCATGCACCCGATGCTGTCGCGGGCGCTCACCCCTGTCGCGGGCGCCGCGGACGCCTACGCTGCCTGGGCGCGAGGGCTTGCGGCCCGTTGGGCCGATACCCCCACCGTCTGCGCAGCGCATTCGGCCGTTCGAGACCTGCCTCCCGGCGGTTTCACCAGGGAAATGGAAGCGGCACTGGACAAGGTCGCAGGCACGCTCAAACGGCATCGCGAGCGCTACGGCTAGGTTTTAGTCACCCATCGCGAACGCTCCAGGCGCCAAAGTAGTGCCTCCGGACGTGGCGTACCGCCGCGTCGCCAGCATTGCAGGAGGCCCCATGAGTAACGCTTTGCGCAACAAGACCGTCGCCATCCTTGCCACCGATGGCTTTGAACAGGTCGAACTGACAGAACCGAAAAAGGCCGTCGAGCAGGCCGGTGCAACGACCCGCCTGCTGTCCATCAAGGATGGCGAAATCCAGGGCATGCACCACGACAAGCCGGGTGACCGGTTCAAGGTCGACGGCCTGGTGGCCGACGCCACTATCGACGAGTTCGACGCGCTGATCCTGCCCGGCGGGGTGGCCAATCCCGACACGCTGCGCCTGGATGAGGCCGCGGTGGCATTTGTGCGCGACTTCACCCGCAGCGGCAAGCCGATCGGCGTGATTTGCCACGGTGCGTGGACGATGGCCGAGGCCGATGTGGTGCGCGGCCGCCGCATGACGGCGTGGCCGAGCGTGCGTACCGACCTGCGCAATGCCGGCGCCGACGTGGTCGACGAGGAAGTGGTGACCGACAAGGGTCTGGTGTCGAGCCGCAATCCGGACGATCTTCCCGCGTTCTGCAAGAAGATCGTCGAGGAGTTTGCGGAAGGGCGGCACGAGGATCGCGTCTCTTAGGGCCTCCCCGAAGGCGGTCGCCGCCGGGTCGTGCCGCACCCGTGTTGCCGAGCTACGTCAGCAGCACATGCTTCACCGGCGCTCCGCCCACGGCGACCGCCTCGTAGGCATCGACGGCCTGCTCGAACGCCCAGGTCTGCACCGCCGGCGGCTGTAACGCGCCTTCTTCGAAACCGGCGCGCAGCAGGTCCATCAAAGCGGCGATATCGGGCCCGCTCAGGCCCATGCTGTCGACACCGATCAGGCGTTTGACGCCGTGGTAGAAGTCGACGAGGTTGAAACTGACCACCTGCGGATTGCTGGAGATGGCGATCTGGCGTCCACCCCGGCGCAGGGCGTGCAGGCAATGCTCGAAGAGCTCGCCACCGACGGCATCCAGGGCGAGATCCGCGCCCTTGCCGTCGGTCAGGGCTTTGACCTCGGCGGCCAGGTCCTGTCGGGTCGTGTCGATGATGGCGTCCGCGCCCGAGGGGTTGTCCATCGAGCGCGATGCACCGATCACCCGCGCCTGCTTCCAGTGTGCGATCTGGGTGGCCGCGCGGCCGACGGCGCCGGACACGCCGGTCACCAGCACGGTCTCCTCCGGCTGGATATCGCCGGCGGTGACCAGGGCAGACCACGCGGTCAGGTACGGCACGCCGATCGCGGCCGCCTGCTGCATGCTCAGCTGCGCTGGTTTGCGGCTGACCCACGCCGAAGGCATCAGCAGGTACTCGGCATGCGCCCCATCGCGTGCAACCCCGAAGCCGGGGCCGCTGCCCCAGACTTCCTCGCCCTGGCGACCGTCGCCGGCGACGATGGTGCCGGCGTAGTCGCGACCCGGGACGCGTGGCGTGCTGGCCTTGAAATGCCCGGAGACGTTCTTGACGTCGCTGGGATTGATGGCCGTGGCGGCCACCTTGACCAGGACTTCGCCCGGGCGGGGTTGGGGCACGTCGCGCTCGCGCAGCTGGAGCGCGGAAGGCGGGCCGTAGCGGTCAAACGACCAGACCTTCATCGTACTCATGGCATTTGCGGCAGTTCGTGCGGGCGCAGGTCGAACACAAGCACCTCGGCATCCTGGCCGCCGCCCAGGGTCAGCGTCTCGGGTTTGCGCATGCGCACGCCGTCGCCGGCTTCCAGCTTCTCGCCGTTGAGTGCCACGCTGCCGCGTGCGACATGCACGTAGGCGTGGCGGTCCTTGTCCAGCGTCAGGGTCGCGCTTTCGTCGCCGTCAAACAGGCCGGCGTAGATGCGGGTGTCCTGCTGGATGCGCAGCGAGCCGTCCTGGCCATCGGGGGAGATGATCAGGCGCAGGCGCCCGCGCTTGTCCGCCTCGCTGAAGTGCTGCTGTTGGTAGACGGGCTTACCACCGGAGTGGGCGGGCATGATCCAGATCTGCAGGAAGTGCACCGGCTCGTCATCGGAGCCATTGAACTCGCTGTGGGTGACGCCGGTGCCGGCGCTCATCAGCTGCACGTCACCAGGCAGGATCTTCGAGCCGGTGCCCATGCTGTCACTGTGCGCCAGCGCCCCTTCGAGGACGTAGGAGAAAATCTCCATGTCGCTGTGGGGGTGGGTGCCGAAACCCTGGCCCGGCGCCACGCGGTCCTCGTTGATGACGCGCAGGTCGGAGAAGCCGACCTGGTGCGGGTCGCGGTAGCCGGCAAAGGAAAAGGTATGGCGCGAGCTGAGCCAACCGTGTTCAGCGACGCCGCGGTCGGCGGCCTTGCGTACTTGCAACATGATGTTCTCCTCGGATCTGCGACCTCTGGTTCCGGTGTTTCTGAGCTACGTTCTCAGCTTCACCTACGTCGGCATTTACTGGAACAACCATCACCACCTGCTGCAGGCGGCGCGGCACGTAAGCGGCGCGTCCCTTTGGGCCAACCTGCATCTGCTGTTCTGGCTGTCCCTGTTCCCATTTGCCACCAGCTGGATGGGCGGCAATCACTATGCGGCGATGCCCATCGCGATCTATGGCGGCGTCCTTCTGCTCGCCGCGGTTGCCTACGCGATTTTCGTGCGGGTGCTGATTGCCGGGGAGGGCAAGGACTCGGTGATCGGCCAGGCGATTGGCAAGGACACCAAGGGCAAGCTTTCGATTGCCCTGTATCTCCTCGCGATCGGCCTGGCGTTTGTCATCCCTTGGGCTTCCCTCGCCCTCTACGCGCTGGTGGCCTTGATGTGGTTGGTTCCGGACCGTCGTATCGAGAGCCGTATCGCGTAGGTGCTGGCGGTCATCAGCGCACGTAGCCGCCGAACTCCGCCACCGGTGACCAGCCGATGTCGACGGGGCCCAAACGTGCAAAAAAGATAGGCTTGCGCACAACACTGTCATCCTGGGACCGACAATGAGCCAACTGCGAGACATGCGGATATTTTCCGAGACCGTCGATGCCGGGAGTTTTACCGCCGCGGCCGATCGTCTCGGGCTGTCCAAGCAGTTCGTCAGCAAGCGTATCGCGGCGCTGGAGACGCATCTGGGAGCACGGCTGCTGGTCCGCTCCACTCGCCAGTTGCGCGTCACCGATCTCGGGCTGGCCTATTACGAGCGCATCCAACACATCCTGCAGGAGGTGGATGCCGCCGAGCAGATGATCAGCAACCAGACCGCGACGCCGCGCGGCGTGCTGCGACTGAGCGCGCCGATGACGTTTGCCACGATGCACCTGGGCACGCTGATACCGGAGTTCATGCAGCGCCACCCCGAGGTGACGGTCGAACTTGCGCTCAACGATCGCACGGTGGACCTGATCGGGGAGGGCTATGACATGGCGGTGCGCATCGGCACGCTCGCCGATTCCAGCCTGATCGCCCGCCGGATCACCGACTCGCAGCTGGTCGCCTGCGCCAGCCCTGCCTATCTGGACCGAAAGGGCGTGCCGGAGGCGCCGGAGGAACTGAGCGCGCACGCCTGCCTGATCTACGGCCATACCCAACGCAGCGAGTGGACCTTCAGGGTCGGGGATCGCACGCGCAAGCTGGCGGTGAGCGGGCCGCTGCGCGCCAACAACGGCGAGATGCTGCGCGACGCGGCGATCGCCGGGCTCGGCGTGGTCGTCCTGCCGGACTTCATCCTCGCCGACGCGCTCGCCGACGGGCGGCTGGTGGAAGTGCTGGATCCTTTCCGTCCCGGCGGCTTCACGGTTTACGCGGTATACCCACAGCACCGCCAGACCTCATTGCTGGTGCGCGCGTTCAGCGATTTTCTGGTTGAACGGTTCAGTGAGGCCGGCACCCGTCGGTCGGCCCGATTGGAGGGAGTCATTGCATGACCGATCTCAGGAGCGACCGCTCGATCCCCAAGCACCGGGCTGAGGTATGGCCCCGGCTGCCCGCCCTGGCCGACTGGCAGAAGACCCTCGACACCGTCCACATGTGGTCGCAGATCGTCGGCAAGATCCGGCTGGAACTGGCGCCATGGTTCAACCATTCGTGGGGCAGCACGCTGTATGTCACGACGCGCGGCCTGACCACGTCGCCGATTCCGTACGAGGGGCGGACTTTCACCATCGACTTTGATTTCGCCAGCCACGCGCTGGCCGTGCACACTTCCGATGGCACCGAGCGCGCGTTCGCGCTGCGCGCCATGACGGTGGCGGCCTTCTACGAGCGGATTATGGAAACGCTGGGCGAACTGGGCATCCGCGTGGACATCAACCCGCGACCGGTGGAGGTCGAAGTCGCCATTCCGTTTGCCAGCAACACTACCAACGCCAGCTATGACGCCGATGCGATGCACCGCTTCTGGCAGGCGCTGGTCCAGGCCGACCGCGTGTTGAAGGACTTCCGCGCCGGCTATGCGGGCAAGGGCAGCCCGGTCCATCTGTTCTGGGGCTCCTTCGATCTGGCGGTGACGCGTTTTTCCGGCCGGACCGCCCCCAAACACCCCGGCGGCGCTCCCAACTGTCCGGACTGGGTGATGGAGGAGGCCTACTCGCACGAGCTCTACAGCGCCGGATTCTGGGCCGGACCGGGCCTGGGCGAGGCCGCTTTCTACGCCTATGCGTACCCGGCAGGAGAGGGGTTTGCGCAGGCTCGTGTGGAGCGCG
This genomic interval from Lysobacter ciconiae contains the following:
- a CDS encoding DUF5996 family protein, producing the protein MTDLRSDRSIPKHRAEVWPRLPALADWQKTLDTVHMWSQIVGKIRLELAPWFNHSWGSTLYVTTRGLTTSPIPYEGRTFTIDFDFASHALAVHTSDGTERAFALRAMTVAAFYERIMETLGELGIRVDINPRPVEVEVAIPFASNTTNASYDADAMHRFWQALVQADRVLKDFRAGYAGKGSPVHLFWGSFDLAVTRFSGRTAPKHPGGAPNCPDWVMEEAYSHELYSAGFWAGPGLGEAAFYAYAYPAGEGFAQARVEREAAYYHQDLGEFVLPYEAVRTADSPDDALMAFLQSTYNAAADAGHWDRAALDYKFEPPGR